Within Deinococcus actinosclerus, the genomic segment CGCCCACACCGGCCTGACGCCCGCGTTCGCCGCGGGGCACTCGCTGGGCGAGTACTCCGCACTGGTGGCTGCCGACGCCCTGAGCCTCGGGGACGCGCTGCGCCTGACCCGCCAGCGCGGCGAACTCATGCAGGCCGCCGTGCCGGTCGGTGCGGGCGCCATGAGCGCCGTCATGGGCGACCCGGCGGTCGTCGCGGAAGTCTGCGCCGGGACCGAAGGCGCGCAGCCCGCGAACTTCAACGCCCCCACCCAGACCGTCATCAGCGGCACGAAGGGCGGCGTGGACGCCGCGAACGCCGCCCTGAAAGCACGCGGCCTGAAGGCCATCCCCCTGAAAGTCAGCGCGCCCTTCCACTGCCCGCTGATGGCGCCCGCCGCCGCCGGGCTCGCCCCGGAGCTCCAGACGACCGCGTTCGCGCCCCCCGCCTTCCCGGTGTACGCGAACGTCACCGCGCAGCCGAACACCGACCCCACCGCCCTGCCGGGACTGCTGACCGAGCAGATCACCGGGGCCGTGCGCTGGGTCGAGACCATCCAGGCGCTTGCCGCCGCAGGTGCGGACGTGTTCATCGAGTTCGGTCCCGGCACCGTCCTGACCGGCCTCGTCAAGCGCATCCTGCCCGACGCCCGCACCCTCAACGTCGGCACCGCCGCGCAGGTGCAGGACTTCACCCTGTGAACCTGGCAGCGTTCCAGAACGCGCTGAACGCCCGTGGCGCGGAGGTGGCCGCATTCTTCGCGGCCCTGCCCGCACAGGACTTCACGCGCGCCGCCCCGGAACGCTGGTCGGCCGCGCAGCACCTCGATCACCTGATCCGCTCGCACAAGGTGCTGGCGCTGGCCCTCTCCATGCCGCGCGACCGCTTCGGCTGGGGGCAGCGCACGCCGCCCGGCAGCCGCAGTGCCGCCGAGCTTCAAGCGGCGTACCTGGAGGCGCTGCGCGGCGGCGTGAAGGCCTCAGGCCGCTTCCTACCCGATCCGCAGGGCACCCAGGCGGAACTGGTGCAGACCTACCGCGACTCGGTCGCCCTGCTGGAGCATCACCTCACCGCCTACTGCACAGACACCGAATTGCACGGCGCGACGCTGCCCCACCCGGCCCTGGGTGAGGTCACGCTGGCCGAGATGCTGCATTTCACCCTGTACCACGACCTGCACCACCTGCGGGGCGTGCAGACTGCACTGAAGCCTCAAGCACTGGAGATCCCATGACCGAAACCCCCCGTAAAGTCGCCCTGGTGACCGGCAGCAGCCGGGGCCTGGGCAGAGCCATGGCCCTGAACCTCGCCGCCAGCGGCTTCGACGTCGCCATCCACTACGGCCGGAACGCCGACGAGGCCCGCAAGGTCGCGGACGAGGCCGCCACGCACGGCGTGCGCGCCGAGGTGTTCGGCGCCGACCTGACCGTCCCCGCGAACGCCGGAGAGCTCGTCGAGGACGTCATCAAGGCGATGGGCCGCCTCGACGTGCTCGTGAACAACGCCGGGATCACGCGGGACACCCTCGCGATCCGCATGAAGGACGAGGACTGGGACGCCGTCCTCCAGACGAACCTGTCGAGTGCGTTCACGGCGTGCCGCGCGGCGATCAAGCACATGATGCGAGCCCGCTCGGGCCGGATCATCAACATCGCCAGCGTGGTGGGCCTGATGGGCAACCCCGGACAGGCGAACTACGTGGCGAGCAAGGCGGGCCTGATCGGCCTGACCAAGGCCCTGGCCAAGGAGTACGGCGGGCGCGGCATCACCGTGAACGCCGTGGCGCCCGGCTTCATCGAGAGCGACATGACCGCGCAGCTGCCCGACACTGTGCAGCAGGCGTACCTGGGCAGCATTCCCCTGGCGCGCTTCGGGCAGCCACAGGAGGTCGCGGCGCTCGTGGCATTCCTGGCGAGTGACGGCGCGGGGTACATCACCGGGCAGACCATCGGCGTGGACGGCGGGCTGAACCCTCACTGAACGGCGCGTGCCACCGGTCATTTCATGACCGTTGAACCCCGTTCAAATCAGCTGCCTCTCATGGACGCCGCGTGTAGACTGGCGCAGACTTCAGTATCAGGAGGTACGAACTCATGGCAACTTTTGATGATGTGAAAGACGTGATCGTGGACAAGCTGGGTGTGGACGCCGACAAGGTCAGCCCCGAGGCGCGCTTCGTGGAAGACCTGGGCGCCGACAGCCTGGAGACCGTGGAACTGATCATGGGTCTGGAAGACAAGTTCGGCATCACCATCAGCGATGAGGACGCCGAGACGATCCGCACCGTGCAGGCCGCTGTCGACTACATCGAGAGCAAGCAGTAACTCAGGACGCTCCCCCAACGCGGGGGGCAGCGTGACGGGCGGGGTGCGGGCAGAAATCCGCCTCCCGCCCCAACTTTTTCCGGGTGGCCCCGTGCGGGGCGGGCCCAGTCAGGAGGGAAGCCAGTGGGTGTTTCAGGACTGAAACGGGTGGTGATCACGGGCCTGGGGCCGGTCACGCCCATCGGGGTGGGCGCGCAGGCGTTCGCGCAGGCGCAGCGGGCCGGGAAGAGCGGCATTGCAACCATCACGCGCTTTGACCCGGCGGAGACCGGCAGCAAGATCGCGGGTGAGGTGAACGACGACCTGTCCGCGTTCGTGGACCCGCGCGAGGCGAAGAAACTCGACCGGTACGTGCAGCTGGCCCTGGCGGGCGCGGCGCTGGCCGTGCAGGACAGCGGCCTGAGTGAGGACGAGCTGCGCGGCGAGCGCACCGGCACCGTGATCGGCAGCGGCATCGGCGGCGTGAAGACCTTCGAGGATCAGGCCGGGGTGCTGCACTCGCGCGGTCCGGGGCGCATCAGCCCGATGTTCATCCCCATGATGATCGCGAACATGGCGACCGGGCACGTCGCGATGCGCTACGGCGCGACCGGCCCGAGCAGCACGGTCGTCACCGCCTGCGCCACCGGCACCGGCGCGATCGGGGACGCCGCGCGGTACATCCAGCTGGGTCTGGCGGACGTGATGATCGCCGGGGGCAGCGAGGCCGCCATCACGCCCATCGCCATCGGGGGCTTCTCGAACATGAAGGCGCTGTCCACCCGGAACGACGAGCCGGAACTCGCCAGCCGTCCCTTCAGCGCCTCCCGTGACGGCTTCGTGCTGGGTGAGGGTGCGGGCGTGGTCGTGCTGGAGGAGTACGAGCACGCCGTGAAGCGCGGCGCGACCATCTACGCCGAGGTCGTCGGGTACGGCACCAGCGCCGACGCGCACCACATCACCATGCCCGCCCCCGAGGGCCGCGGCGCGCAGGTCGCCATGCGCATGGCGCTCGCCACGGCAGGCGTGAACCCCGATCAGGTCGGGTACATCAACGCGCACGGCACGAGCACGCACTTCAATGACCTGCACGAGACGCAGGGCATCAAACACGTGTTCGGCGACCACGCCCGCAATCTTGCCATCAGCTCCACGAAGAGCATGACCGGGCACCTGCTCGGCGCGGCGGGCGCCGTGGAGGCCATCGCGGTGGCGCAGGCCCTGAAGGACGGCGTCCTGCCGCCCACCATCAACCTCACCGACCCCGACCCGGCCCTCGACCTGGACTACATTCCCCTGGAGGCCCGCGAGGCGCAGGTGGAGTACGCGCTGAGCAACTCCTTCGCGTTCGGCGGCCAGAACGCCGCGCTGCTGTTCAGGAAGATCTGAGGTTCAAGGAAGCGGCCCCCTCCAGTGATCGGAGGGGGCCGCTTCATGATGTGTTCGGCGGCTTCAGATGGCCTGTACGTCGAATTTCAGGCCCAGTGCGGCGAGGTCGTCGCTGTTGGGGTCGCGGCCGGTGACGACGCCGTACGTGGCGCGTTCCGGGGTGAGGTAGGTGTCCATGACGCGGCGCAGGTCGCCCAGGGTGACGGCCAGCAGGCGGGCCTTGTAGGCCTGCTCCACGTCCTGGGTGTAGCCGGCGTGGTCGCCGTAGATGCGGCGGCGGCCGGCGGTGTCGGGGCTGGTGAGGGGGTCGAGGATCTTGCTGGCGGAGAGGATCGCCTCGGTCAGTTCGCGCTCGCCCAGGTCGCCGCTGAGGAACGTGCGGGCGTCTTTGAACACCTGGAAGGTGCGGGCCACGTGCGGGTCACGGTAGCTGCTCATGGCGAACACGCCCTCGCGCGGGTCGAAGCTGGCGGCGCCGCCGTACGCGCCGCCCTTCTCGCGCAGTTCGGGCAGCAGGTACTCGCTGCGCAGCACGCGGGACAGGACGAGCAGGGCGGGGCTGTCGGGGTGGGTGTAGGGGACGGTGGGGAACGCGACGGCGTTGTACGAGACGGGCACGTCGGTCGTGCGGGCCTGCGGGGCGCGCGTGGGCAGGGCGGGCGCGGGGCGGCCGACGGGGGCGTCGCCGCTGAAGAGATCAGTCAGGGGGCTCAGGTCGAGGTTCAGGTCGTCGGGCGTGGCGGTCAGCGCGAGGAGGGGTTCCGCCGTGCGGATCAGGTCCCGCAGGCGCCCGAAGCGCTCCAGGAGGTCGTCTAGGCCCCCCTCGCCTTCGACGGTGGCTTTCAGGGTGGCCAGGGCGGTCAGGCCGCTGAAGCGTTCCTGCACGGCGCCCGTGACGCTGAGCTGCGCGGCGGCGAGGCGTTCGGCGTAGGCGTTCCCGGCCTGCACGACGCTGGCCTGAAGGCCCGCGAGGCGCTGCTTGAGCAGCTGCTCCAGGCGGTCGCGGGTGAAGTCGGGCGCGGCGATCAGGTCGCGCAGGACCTCCACCAGGGCGGGGGCGTTGCGGGCCAGGGCCTTGCCGCTGAAGGTCACGGCGAGGCGCACGGCGTTCAGGTCGTCCGGGGGGGTGCCCACGCCGACGGCGGCACTGACGCCGCCCGTGACGGCCTCGATGCGGCGCGCGAGGCTCACGTAGTCCCGCCCGGCGGCGCCGCTGCGGGTCACGGCGAAGGTGTACAGCGGCAGCGCGTCGAGCAGGTCGTCGGGCAGGGCCGGGAGGCGCAGCTGCACGTCCAGGTACGTGAGGCCGCCGGTGGGCTGCGCGGCGCGGGCCACGCGGGCGCGGCCGGGCTGCTCGGTCTGGTAGGGCACGGCCGGAGCGGCGGTGGGGATGTCCCCGAGGCCCAGGGTGGGCAGGACGCTGCGGTCGGCTTCCTGACCCTGAAGTTCCTTGAGGCGCAGGCTGTCCGCGACGATGCGGGCGCGGTCCTCGTCGGTGAAGTCGGCGCTCAGGCGCTCGACCAAGGCGGCCTCGTCCGCCTCGGCACGTTCGGCCAGGGCGGGGTCGGGCGTGACTTCCAGCGTGACGCGGTGCGGGT encodes:
- the fabF gene encoding beta-ketoacyl-ACP synthase II translates to MGVSGLKRVVITGLGPVTPIGVGAQAFAQAQRAGKSGIATITRFDPAETGSKIAGEVNDDLSAFVDPREAKKLDRYVQLALAGAALAVQDSGLSEDELRGERTGTVIGSGIGGVKTFEDQAGVLHSRGPGRISPMFIPMMIANMATGHVAMRYGATGPSSTVVTACATGTGAIGDAARYIQLGLADVMIAGGSEAAITPIAIGGFSNMKALSTRNDEPELASRPFSASRDGFVLGEGAGVVVLEEYEHAVKRGATIYAEVVGYGTSADAHHITMPAPEGRGAQVAMRMALATAGVNPDQVGYINAHGTSTHFNDLHETQGIKHVFGDHARNLAISSTKSMTGHLLGAAGAVEAIAVAQALKDGVLPPTINLTDPDPALDLDYIPLEAREAQVEYALSNSFAFGGQNAALLFRKI
- a CDS encoding insulinase family protein; its protein translation is MTIMDSLPAAPHVGEMLGRYTVERVEALPEMQGTLVLLRHELGARHAHVIRADDNSAFGVTFPTVPKDSTGVAHILEHVVLMGSQRFPVPDPFFSMLPRSLNTFMNAMTASDWTTYPFSTRNEKDFFNLLAVYLDATFFPLMRYESFRQDGHRFEFATPDDPSTPLKLQGVVYNEMKGAMASPGSVMWRAFGKALYPDLTYANNSGGAPEEIPNLSYEGLRAFHAAHYHPSNAFFYTYGQLPLARILDAIENHVMAQFAPQTLDVSIPDQPAFDAPRHESAVYPGTDVERGAQVLVGWKLGHSSDPDLNLRWSVLSDVLLGNPAAPLTRPLIESGLGSALADGSGYRDSFREGAFAAGLKGLPAGKAAEVEALVLRTLEEIAAQGIEPELIESSLHQFEIAQKEVSNSGYPFALSVMFRLLGPWMQGGDPVTGLRLDAQLSRLRADLARGAVFKPMLRDLLTNPHRVTLEVTPDPALAERAEADEAALVERLSADFTDEDRARIVADSLRLKELQGQEADRSVLPTLGLGDIPTAAPAVPYQTEQPGRARVARAAQPTGGLTYLDVQLRLPALPDDLLDALPLYTFAVTRSGAAGRDYVSLARRIEAVTGGVSAAVGVGTPPDDLNAVRLAVTFSGKALARNAPALVEVLRDLIAAPDFTRDRLEQLLKQRLAGLQASVVQAGNAYAERLAAAQLSVTGAVQERFSGLTALATLKATVEGEGGLDDLLERFGRLRDLIRTAEPLLALTATPDDLNLDLSPLTDLFSGDAPVGRPAPALPTRAPQARTTDVPVSYNAVAFPTVPYTHPDSPALLVLSRVLRSEYLLPELREKGGAYGGAASFDPREGVFAMSSYRDPHVARTFQVFKDARTFLSGDLGERELTEAILSASKILDPLTSPDTAGRRRIYGDHAGYTQDVEQAYKARLLAVTLGDLRRVMDTYLTPERATYGVVTGRDPNSDDLAALGLKFDVQAI
- the fabG gene encoding 3-oxoacyl-[acyl-carrier-protein] reductase; translation: MTETPRKVALVTGSSRGLGRAMALNLAASGFDVAIHYGRNADEARKVADEAATHGVRAEVFGADLTVPANAGELVEDVIKAMGRLDVLVNNAGITRDTLAIRMKDEDWDAVLQTNLSSAFTACRAAIKHMMRARSGRIINIASVVGLMGNPGQANYVASKAGLIGLTKALAKEYGGRGITVNAVAPGFIESDMTAQLPDTVQQAYLGSIPLARFGQPQEVAALVAFLASDGAGYITGQTIGVDGGLNPH
- the fabD gene encoding ACP S-malonyltransferase, which encodes MKIAALFPGQGSHSVGMGADLTAAFPEAAEVYTQVEHVLPGLRAVIEQGPPDDLTLTANQQPALVAASVAAYRAWRAHTGLTPAFAAGHSLGEYSALVAADALSLGDALRLTRQRGELMQAAVPVGAGAMSAVMGDPAVVAEVCAGTEGAQPANFNAPTQTVISGTKGGVDAANAALKARGLKAIPLKVSAPFHCPLMAPAAAGLAPELQTTAFAPPAFPVYANVTAQPNTDPTALPGLLTEQITGAVRWVETIQALAAAGADVFIEFGPGTVLTGLVKRILPDARTLNVGTAAQVQDFTL
- a CDS encoding DinB family protein, giving the protein MNLAAFQNALNARGAEVAAFFAALPAQDFTRAAPERWSAAQHLDHLIRSHKVLALALSMPRDRFGWGQRTPPGSRSAAELQAAYLEALRGGVKASGRFLPDPQGTQAELVQTYRDSVALLEHHLTAYCTDTELHGATLPHPALGEVTLAEMLHFTLYHDLHHLRGVQTALKPQALEIP
- the acpP gene encoding acyl carrier protein, whose amino-acid sequence is MATFDDVKDVIVDKLGVDADKVSPEARFVEDLGADSLETVELIMGLEDKFGITISDEDAETIRTVQAAVDYIESKQ